From the Candidatus Binatia bacterium genome, one window contains:
- a CDS encoding MFS transporter, which translates to MAEEAWYRGITPYQWRVFICVLLGWGLDIMDGYLYAIILFPATSDLLGTTDSGVIGWYGGIILAVFLVGWGLGGILFGVIADRHGRAKTMAITILVYAVFTGLSGLAQNWQQLALFRFLTGLGVGGEWGAGAALLAESWPERSRTKAAGIMQSVGGLGFLLASLLYLFIGPFGWRWVFAGGILPALLAFYVRRSVHEPERWHKARSKGTPLFKMITPAVRRDLLIGTAVATVATFGYQGAIQWVPTWISAMLHAQGVTKITGQVSLITTVLNGGGMVGCLFFPLLADRWGRKKAFLIYFLGALVTVQANFFWVQDYAAALLLSPVMGFFAAGLFAGFAVYFPELFPTAIRATAQGFCYNFARFLSAAAPFITGLLTSSRGSFAQAIGTVGLVYVLGLVLVMFARETKGQPLPD; encoded by the coding sequence ATGGCCGAAGAAGCGTGGTATCGGGGCATTACGCCGTATCAGTGGCGCGTCTTCATCTGCGTCCTTCTCGGATGGGGACTCGACATCATGGACGGCTACCTCTACGCCATCATCCTCTTCCCGGCTACGAGCGATCTCCTGGGCACCACCGACAGCGGCGTCATCGGCTGGTACGGCGGAATCATCCTCGCCGTCTTTTTAGTCGGCTGGGGTCTCGGCGGAATTCTTTTCGGCGTGATCGCGGACCGCCACGGCCGCGCGAAGACGATGGCGATCACGATCCTCGTCTATGCGGTCTTCACCGGACTCTCCGGCCTGGCGCAGAACTGGCAGCAGCTTGCGCTGTTTCGCTTTCTCACCGGACTGGGCGTCGGCGGCGAATGGGGCGCGGGCGCGGCGCTGCTTGCGGAAAGCTGGCCCGAACGCTCTCGAACGAAAGCGGCCGGCATCATGCAATCGGTCGGCGGATTGGGATTTTTGCTGGCGTCGCTCCTGTATCTGTTTATCGGCCCGTTCGGCTGGAGGTGGGTCTTCGCCGGCGGCATTCTGCCGGCGCTTCTCGCCTTCTACGTTCGCAGGTCAGTGCACGAGCCGGAGCGCTGGCACAAGGCGCGGAGCAAAGGAACTCCGCTCTTTAAAATGATCACGCCCGCGGTCAGGCGCGATCTCCTCATTGGCACCGCCGTGGCGACGGTCGCGACCTTTGGCTATCAGGGCGCGATCCAGTGGGTGCCGACGTGGATCTCGGCGATGCTCCACGCCCAGGGAGTAACGAAAATCACCGGGCAAGTAAGCCTCATCACGACGGTCCTCAACGGCGGCGGCATGGTGGGCTGTCTTTTTTTTCCGTTGCTGGCGGACCGCTGGGGAAGAAAAAAAGCTTTTTTGATTTATTTTCTAGGCGCGCTCGTCACGGTTCAAGCGAATTTCTTCTGGGTGCAGGACTATGCCGCGGCCCTGCTGCTCTCCCCCGTCATGGGTTTCTTTGCCGCCGGTTTATTCGCCGGGTTTGCGGTATATTTTCCCGAGCTTTTTCCCACCGCCATTCGCGCCACCGCGCAGGGATTTTGCTATAACTTCGCCCGCTTCCTTTCCGCTGCGGCGCCCTTTATCACGGGACTTCTCACTTCTTCGCGCGGCTCTTTCGCGCAGGCCATCGGCACCGTCGGCCTGGTTTATGTTCTCGGTCTCGTTCTCGTGATGTTCGCGCGCGAGACCAAAGGCCAGCCGCTGCCGGATTGA
- a CDS encoding MFS transporter produces the protein MEQVNAQTVTLQAISWNRLATTAVAHMTEHLYIGITTVVLPVIAATMGLSMAQAGSLVSARYLVAGLANIPSGVLADTLKRRHVLLGVCLVCLGLGSLLMSFATSFWLLLFFMAIGGLGSGSFHPQSIAILSSAYRDRRALALGVHDSAANWCSRRPWQSFYQKARRCIRFEPHRQHRQGLVPTRVHPGGSSYWYQCPRQCE, from the coding sequence ATGGAACAGGTAAACGCGCAGACTGTTACTTTGCAGGCGATCTCGTGGAATCGTCTCGCCACGACCGCCGTCGCGCACATGACCGAGCATCTTTACATCGGCATCACGACGGTCGTGCTGCCGGTGATTGCGGCGACGATGGGGCTCAGCATGGCGCAAGCCGGGTCGCTCGTCTCCGCGCGTTATCTCGTCGCCGGGCTGGCCAATATTCCGTCGGGGGTTTTGGCGGACACGCTAAAGCGGCGGCATGTCCTGCTCGGCGTCTGTTTGGTTTGTCTCGGGCTCGGATCTCTGCTCATGAGCTTTGCCACGAGCTTCTGGCTGCTGCTGTTCTTCATGGCGATCGGCGGGCTCGGCTCCGGAAGCTTTCACCCGCAGTCGATTGCGATTTTGTCTTCCGCCTACCGCGACCGGCGCGCGCTCGCTCTCGGCGTCCACGACAGCGCGGCCAATTGGTGTTCGAGACGCCCGTGGCAGTCGTTTTACCAAAAGGCTCGTAGGTGTATTCGGTTTGAACCACACCGGCAGCATCGGCAAGGGCTAGTGCCGACCCGAGTGCATCCGGGAGGATCGAGCTACTGGTACCAGTGCCCACGTCAGTGCGAGTGA